TGGCGGTGGCGATGATGGTGGCGGCGGCGCTCCTGTACATCTTCGTTGTGCGGGAAAAAGATGCCCAAGCGGAGCGGCCCAGGCCCACGGTCACGGTGACGTACACGGCATCGCCGCCAACTCCCAAGATCTCGCCCGCGCCGCGCGAATCCGGCACCGAGTTCTACGATCGGATCCCGTCGGTGCTCGGGGCCTATGTGCTGACCGCCACGGCGGAGAACCCGGATTGGGAGGGGCTGGGGGCGTTCGACTCCTACACGCTGACCTACTCCGACGGCGACCAGACCGCGACGGTGCTGGCCGGCCAATGGCGGACCGACGAGGCGGCGGCTCAGGCCTTCGACTCGCTGGGCGGCCCGGCCGCCTGGCCGGGGGCGGACGTGGACTTGGCCTCGAAGGAGTGCCCGGAGCCGCCGGACCAAGACGTGAAGGCGATCTGGGTGAACCGCACCGCCGTGTTCCAGATCGACGCCCCGGCGGGCGGCGCGGGCGAACTGTTCTGCCTCATGCCCATGTGAAAAACGGGGCGGCACTTTTTCCGGCGAGCCGGGAAAAGGTGCCGTCCCCGTTTCTCAGGGACGGGCGGCGAAGCGGTCCAGCAGGGTGGTGTTGCCGGAGACTATGAGCAGGTCTTGGCGGGAGACCCGCGTCTCGTCGGTGGCGTACTCGAACTCCTGACCTGGTGATTTGACGCCGATCACGGTCACGCCGTACTTCTTCAGCACTTGCGATTGCCCCAGGGTGAATCCGATCATCTCCTTGGGCGGGTGCATTTTGACAATGGTGAAGCCGTCCTCGAACTCGATGTAGTCGAGCAGGCGGCCGGAGACCAGGTGGGCCACGCGCTCGCCGGCGTCCGCCTCCGGCAGGATGACCTGGCTTGCGCCGATCCGGCGCAAAATGCGGGCGTGTTCGGAGGAGGTGGCCTTGGCCCAGACCTGGTTCAGGCCCAGGTCGACCAGGTTGGACGTGATCAGCACGGATGCCTCCAGGGCGGTGCCCACCCCGACCACGGCGATGGGGAAGTCGCGCGCGCCCAACTGTTCCAGGGCTTCCGGGTCGGTGCAGTCCGCCTCGACCAGTGGGAGCCGGCCCGACCAGCGGCGGATCACCTCCGGGTCCTTCTCGACGGCCAGCACCTCGCGGCCCAGGCGGTCCACCGTCAACGCCAACCGCGAGCCAAACCGGCCCATGCCGATCACGAGAACAGCCCCGTCAGCCGGCATTGGCGCGTCCGTCGACGTGGATCCGCGTTTCAAATCCACCAAGCTTCCTCCGTCCGATGGTCTGGGCCAGCGGTGTCCGGCCGAATTCAGGCTCCTGCCCGGGGCCAAGTCTAGGCCGGGGAAAGACGGGCGGGCGCGGGGACGGCATCGGGCACCGAAACGGACCCCGGCGGCCGGAACGGACCCCGGAGCCCGGAGCGGACCCCGAACCGCGGGCGGCCTCACCCGACTATGGGGCGCTCCTCCGGCAGACGGATGACGCGGCGTCGGTTGGACATGGCGACCGAGGTGGCGATAGTCATGGTGCCGAGGCGGCCGGCCAGCATCATCGCGGCCAGCGTCAGCTTCGCGACCGCGGGGAGGCCGGGGATAATCCCGGTGGACAGGCCGCAGGTGGCGAAGGCGGAGATGCAGTCGAACAGGATGTAGCTGAGCGGCGCGTCGCTGACCAGGCTGAGCACAAAAGCCCCGGTGAACACGATCATCACCGACGCGACCGCCACCGTCACGGCGACGCGCAGCACGGACGGCTCGACGCGGCGGCCGAACGCCTCCATGTCGCGGTCGCCGCGGGCCTCGGCGCGGATGGCCAGCAGCATCACGGCGAGGGTGGTGACTTTGATGCCGCCGGCGGTCGAGGCGGAGCCGCCGCCCACGAACATGAGGGCG
The window above is part of the Bifidobacteriaceae bacterium genome. Proteins encoded here:
- a CDS encoding TrkA family potassium uptake protein; the encoded protein is MPADGAVLVIGMGRFGSRLALTVDRLGREVLAVEKDPEVIRRWSGRLPLVEADCTDPEALEQLGARDFPIAVVGVGTALEASVLITSNLVDLGLNQVWAKATSSEHARILRRIGASQVILPEADAGERVAHLVSGRLLDYIEFEDGFTIVKMHPPKEMIGFTLGQSQVLKKYGVTVIGVKSPGQEFEYATDETRVSRQDLLIVSGNTTLLDRFAARP
- a CDS encoding TrkH family potassium uptake protein, which gives rise to MFLALEWNNPKTLGDKPPGAALLGALFASANTRSGGFATFDVTAQRPATMLLQDALMFVGGGSASTAGGIKVTTLAVMLLAIRAEARGDRDMEAFGRRVEPSVLRVAVTVAVASVMIVFTGAFVLSLVSDAPLSYILFDCISAFATCGLSTGIIPGLPAVAKLTLAAMMLAGRLGTMTIATSVAMSNRRRVIRLPEERPIVG